The sequence TTTAGCAAACCTTTCAGTACccattttttgatattcaTCTGAGTCACAGGCATGCAATAGGTTTGCATGGAACCCCATTgagaatataataaagaaaataattgtCTTTTTGTTTGGTAATGTTACTGTATACAATGGAAAGtctttaattattaattcattGTTCAAGAATTTTTGGAAAACTTGATGCGGTGAACTTAAATGAATAGAACTTGCTAAAGCATTACCAGTCCCTAATGGgattgtaaatatattcatttgtCTCTTATTTTCACTACATGAAATGAAGTTTTCTTTCTGCACCTTTGTTAGATTGTTTATAAACTCCGAAACACTTGTATCACCCGACAGAAATATTATGGTGTAATCCTTGGAAGCCTCAAACTTTGTTGCAAGATCCTTGATTGAATCTTCGCCCTCGgttcttatatatttatgtttGAAGTTTGCCTCTTTGAAAACAGGTTTCATCACGTTATTATAGAAATCATTTTGTCCTGTCCTTCCTACACCCGAACAGATCGAATCGATGACCACCAACTCTGAGCTTGCCAGCAAACTATGCACCTCCAAGGCAGCAGATTCCTCTGTACATTTATAAGACTCTAATTTGAAACTGGAATATTTTGAACCTTTTTTCTCAGCCACCACATCATACACCATATCGCCAATTTGAACCAGCTTGAGCCTCTCGAGCGAATCAATCTCCGTTGTCATTGCTGAAGAATAAGCAGCCAACACACAGTGTTAACAACGTTCCTGTCAGCTCCCCACAGCTGAGTATATAGTCCAAGCAGGCAGATACTAACATATTTATAACTGGTTAATAACTCCGATGGTCCCTGCTTCTTCCCAATTCCATTTCTCGACGGTGAACCCTGCCAAGCCCTACCCGTCCCCGGAACTCCCAAATCCCAAACCCTGGCCCACTGGCAACCCTAGCCCGTTCGCGTACGGAACAGAGGCATCCGACATTATGAATTTCTATTTTTGCGGGGCAGAACGAATGAGGAATGTTTTCTCGAGAGCCACTGACACAGACACTGACGCAGACACAGAGAATGTTGAGATTGAAATTGGATCTTTCGAGTTTCGAGacattgaaatattgttgATTTGGTAAGCAACTGCATTAAGTGATGATTCTGTGCATGTTACTGGGAAAACGGCAGGCGCTTGGTAACCTATATCGACCTGAAAAGACTTGGAACAGTTTCTCGAGATGTTTTTTGCTTGTAGAACTGTGTGTTTACCTGTTTGATCAAGGGCAGGGCTAGCTAGTTTTGAGGTCATATAACTTACGCTGTGGGTGGGTGAATCTAATCCGAGTATGAGACTCTCGTTCGTAACTGTGAATGTGATGTGGGATTGTTTTCTGTTGTGCCCGATGACCTTGGTCGAAGAGTCTTTGGTTATAACTTTTATTTGATGTctatgcatatatataaaggtaTGCTTTTATAAATAAGGAGATTCTCTGTCGTTCTTTTTATTAGCAGGGTTACTATTGGCGATTGTGAGTGCGTATCGTGTTGGCATTCTGTTTACTTTTGCTTGTCGAAGATGTCAGCGTATACAGGAAATAtgaataaagataataagAGAATCTTACAATCAATTGATGAACCTTGGTTTTCATTAAAGTTTAGAAAAGTCTCTCCATCAGTGAAAGAATATGGATCTCAGTCTAAGGGAGATTTGGattcaaaaaaatgttCAGAGACTGAGCCAGTGACGCCTGAGTCGGAGACTGTGTCACCAATTGCGCCTATTAAACCCGTGAATAGCAGTCAACACTCCAAACCTGTGGCTGATATTGAGAAGTCA comes from Tetrapisispora phaffii CBS 4417 chromosome 4, complete genome and encodes:
- the TPHA0D04620 gene encoding uncharacterized protein (ancestral locus Anc_5.704), giving the protein MTTEIDSLERLKLVQIGDMVYDVVAEKKGSKYSSFKLESYKCTEESAALEVHSLLASSELVVIDSICSGVGRTGQNDFYNNVMKPVFKEANFKHKYIRTEGEDSIKDLATKFEASKDYTIIFLSGDTSVSEFINNLTKVQKENFISCSENKRQMNIFTIPLGTGNALASSIHLSSPHQVFQKFLNNELIIKDFPLYTVTLPNKKTIIFFIIFSMGFHANLLHACDSDEYQKMGTERFAKASENIFKNYDLNIGLTTKNGSESISRNYAYFAIINTPNLELNYMPSPDSDVFKNELHLLGYDASLSTEKLVNKIMAGYSYKEREKINNKDNLTYYYPVNLSGTGLQIILETDSDKKLEKYKYDICCDGLLLNLDDINNQHGVAESNKNKITISKFPNDLNFQLNLFA